The Treponema phagedenis DNA segment TTTTATATAAAACAGCGTGCGCCGCATCTCGTTCGGTTTCCCCCGCATCGCCATTCCGAAAGATGTTGCCGCATCGGTTAAATAGCCGGTAACGTGGGTGGTGCGTACCAAAATCCCATCAAAAAATATAAACATTCCGTTTTGCATTCCGAGAATAAAAGTTGTTATAAATACGCAAAGGTCCTGCCAAAAATCAAGAAAAAATAAGCTTAAAAATACAACAGAAAATCCTATCAAAAAAAGACCGTATGTTTTTTGCAAATGAAAAACCCGATCATAAAACAAAAATCCCGCGACAAAGGAGCCTGCAAAAAAACATAAAACCGACAAAAAAAGGAAGCGCGCGGAATGAAAATCAAAGCTCCCCAGCGACAGAGCGAGTCGAGTCATATTCCCGGTATGATGACTGACCGAAACCGCATATATTTGAATCAATGCAGTATTTAAAAATCCCGAAAGAAAGGTAAGCCCTTCTATCCAGTTTCGTAAGAGAAAATTTTTCATTTGCATGTTTATATTCTAACCTTTTATCTCAATATAAGAAAGACTGAAACAGATTGAAATAGTAATATAATTTTTTATTACTCCTCGTGTAGCGTTTTATAATTAAGTTCCTGGTATAAAAATCGGAGTATCAACAATAAGAGCTTGCGGATTTAAGCATTCCTATGGTACATTGCTCGCCCTTGCGAAATTCTAAACGATGTTTAAAAGCATCAACAGTAAATTATAAAATTGAAGCTTTTAAACTCGTAGGGTTAGTTTTTTTCACCGGACGTCAAAATCAGAACAATGTAAAACGATGTTTAAAAACTACCACACCGACATAAATAGGAGTTTTTAAACTCGCAGCACTGATTTAAGCAAAAATACTAAAAATCAGGGCGTGGCGGTGGTTCCACACAAAAATGATGTTTTAAAGCAAGACAATTTGTAAAGCTTTAAAACTAACCTGGACTCTTTTTTATAAAATTTTTACGATTTGTATAAAATTCATTAAGAAAAATAATTGAATTATCAAAAAAACGCTGTACTCGGTATAAAACCGGATATAGAAAAACTTTTTGTAAAACTATTGAGCAAAACATCTTAACCCATTATAGTGAAATTCAAGGAGCTCCAATGGAAACCGCACTTCATTCGTTTCTATCAAATAGTAATATCTTTTTTTCTCTCGCTTTGCTTTGTCTCAGCCTATATACGCTTGGTAAGGGCGCCGATGTTTTAGTGGATAATGCAGTAGTACTTTCCCTCAGATGGGGAGTACCTAAGATGGTTCTTGGCGCAACATTGGTCAGCCTCGGCACTACATTGCCAGAAGCATCGGTTTCGGTACTGGCGGCTATACGCGGCAATGCCGATCTTGCTTTAGGCAATGCAATCGGCTCAATCATCGCCGATACGGGGCTTATTTTAGGACTTGCAGCTATAATCGGTGTACTGCCGGTGAACAAACAGCTTATTCATCGACAGGGGCTTCTGCAAATTTCCGCAGCCGTATTGCTTGCAGTCGTTTCGCTTCCGTTTTTTTCTCCCGATGAAACCGGAAAAATTTACCAGTGGATGGGGTGGGTGTTTGTTGCCCTACTTGCCGGATATTTGTATATTTCTTTTAAATGGACAAAGGATGCAATGGGAACGGTAAAAGCAGACTCTTTGG contains these protein-coding regions:
- a CDS encoding calcium/sodium antiporter, producing the protein METALHSFLSNSNIFFSLALLCLSLYTLGKGADVLVDNAVVLSLRWGVPKMVLGATLVSLGTTLPEASVSVLAAIRGNADLALGNAIGSIIADTGLILGLAAIIGVLPVNKQLIHRQGLLQISAAVLLAVVSLPFFSPDETGKIYQWMGWVFVALLAGYLYISFKWTKDAMGTVKADSLEATAEEKQKPLVVTFIFMIIGIAVIIISSKALIPAVEVVAIRVGIPQSIIAATLVAFGTSLPELITAITAVRKGHGELAVGNIIGADILNVLFVLGTAAAVTPAGIIVPVYFFYLQIPSMIIILLVFRYLSTRKSGIISHRGGALLLSLYIIYLVLNFFIKG
- a CDS encoding YoaK family protein, which produces MQMKNFLLRNWIEGLTFLSGFLNTALIQIYAVSVSHHTGNMTRLALSLGSFDFHSARFLFLSVLCFFAGSFVAGFLFYDRVFHLQKTYGLFLIGFSVVFLSLFFLDFWQDLCVFITTFILGMQNGMFIFFDGILVRTTHVTGYLTDAATSFGMAMRGKPNEMRRTLFYIKSMCFFIFGGIFSVLAAKDYVFLIASCSYLFLGVVYFILRRTKENL